A genome region from Yoonia vestfoldensis includes the following:
- the lptG gene encoding LPS export ABC transporter permease LptG yields MILHRYFARRFLMTFLGVLVVFLLIMTFLDLVEQSRRYASAEAGLRDLLALTLLNIPRAIYEILPLIMILAAIALFLGLARSSELVVTRAAGRSALRAMAAPLTVGLLIGVVAVAVLNPIVAATSKEYEARGGALRGNASVLAIGSSGLWLRQGASDGQTVIRAAGANLDGTVLTDVTFLTFTPDVGPARRVNAASAILTDGAWVLADAKVWTFGGTLTPEAGATTQASLRIPSTLTPDQIRDSFGTPSSIPIWQLPAFIDRLRDAGFSAQRHLVWLHSEIAQPVFLMAMVMIGASFTIRHQRGTRTGLAVMTAIVVAFVIYFIRNFAQVLGENGQLPAALAAWAPPLAAMALSLGILLHNEDG; encoded by the coding sequence ATGATCCTGCACCGCTATTTCGCGCGCCGGTTCCTGATGACCTTTCTGGGGGTCTTGGTGGTATTCTTGCTGATCATGACCTTTCTTGATCTGGTCGAGCAATCGCGCCGCTATGCCAGTGCCGAGGCCGGTCTGCGCGATCTGCTGGCGCTGACGCTGCTGAATATTCCGCGCGCGATTTATGAAATCCTGCCATTGATCATGATCCTGGCGGCTATTGCGCTGTTTTTGGGGCTGGCGCGCTCATCGGAATTGGTGGTGACACGGGCGGCGGGGCGCTCGGCGCTGCGCGCCATGGCCGCCCCGCTGACCGTTGGCCTGTTGATCGGGGTCGTGGCGGTGGCGGTGCTGAACCCGATCGTGGCGGCGACATCGAAGGAATACGAGGCCCGCGGCGGCGCTTTGCGCGGCAATGCCTCGGTCTTGGCGATCGGATCATCGGGGCTGTGGCTGCGCCAGGGGGCCAGCGACGGGCAGACGGTGATCCGCGCGGCGGGGGCCAATCTGGATGGCACGGTGCTGACGGATGTGACCTTTTTGACCTTCACGCCCGATGTCGGGCCTGCGCGGCGGGTCAATGCGGCCTCTGCGATCTTGACCGATGGTGCCTGGGTTTTGGCGGATGCCAAGGTCTGGACCTTCGGCGGCACCCTGACCCCCGAGGCGGGCGCGACCACCCAGGCCAGCCTGCGTATCCCCTCGACGCTGACACCCGACCAGATCCGCGACAGTTTCGGCACGCCCTCGTCGATCCCGATCTGGCAATTGCCCGCCTTTATCGACCGGCTGCGCGATGCGGGTTTTTCCGCGCAGCGGCATCTGGTCTGGCTGCATAGTGAAATCGCGCAGCCGGTGTTCTTGATGGCGATGGTGATGATCGGGGCCAGTTTCACGATCCGCCACCAGCGCGGCACCCGCACCGGGCTGGCGGTGATGACGGCGATTGTCGTGGCTTTCGTGATCTATTTCATCCGCAATTTCGCCCAGGTGCTGGGCGAGAACGGCCAATTGCCCGCCGCCCTGGCCGCTTGGGCGCCGCCGCTTGCGGCGATGGCGCTGTCGCTGGGGATCTTGCTGCATAACGAGGACGGCTGA
- a CDS encoding DNA polymerase III subunit chi, whose product MGAVFFYELQGAPLEVTLPMLLDKARAQGWRVLVRGTDAALLAQLDEALWHGPVEGFLPHGLAGGPHDAAQPILLGDGPAEGFACVMAVGGAAVTAEEARQLARACILFDSDDSAKAAARLQWKTLTDAGIAAQYWAQEQGRWVKKAERDARSAD is encoded by the coding sequence ATGGGCGCTGTATTTTTCTATGAATTGCAAGGCGCGCCGCTCGAGGTGACCTTGCCCATGCTGTTGGACAAGGCGCGCGCGCAGGGCTGGCGGGTGCTGGTGCGCGGCACCGACGCCGCGCTTTTGGCGCAGCTCGACGAGGCGTTATGGCATGGCCCGGTCGAGGGGTTTCTGCCGCATGGGCTGGCCGGCGGGCCGCATGATGCCGCGCAGCCGATCCTGCTGGGCGATGGACCGGCAGAGGGTTTCGCCTGCGTCATGGCCGTGGGCGGTGCCGCCGTGACCGCCGAGGAGGCGCGGCAGCTGGCGCGCGCCTGCATTCTGTTCGACAGCGATGACAGCGCCAAGGCCGCGGCAAGACTGCAGTGGAAAACCCTGACCGATGCAGGGATCGCCGCGCAATATTGGGCGCAAGAGCAGGGGCGCTGGGTCAAGAAAGCGGAACGTGACGCACGCAGCGCTGACTGA
- a CDS encoding retropepsin-like aspartic protease family protein, whose product MTTDQIMQLTYLVLLGAAIGGSAIVAGRNNLGRMAQQAAIWALIFIGVIGAYGLWGDISQNLNPRQATMADGRIVMPRGQGGHYLVEIAVNGTPVRFVVDTGASQVVLSQSDARRIGLAPETLRYSGMAATANGMVRTAPVTLDSMTLGGVTDGPIQAVVNGGEMEESLLGMTYLGLYQRIEIANGTMVLTR is encoded by the coding sequence ATGACCACCGATCAGATCATGCAATTGACCTATCTTGTGCTGCTGGGCGCCGCAATCGGCGGCTCTGCCATCGTGGCGGGGCGTAACAACCTGGGCCGCATGGCGCAGCAGGCTGCGATCTGGGCGCTGATTTTCATCGGCGTGATCGGAGCTTACGGGCTTTGGGGCGATATCAGCCAGAATCTGAACCCGCGCCAGGCCACGATGGCCGACGGCCGCATCGTGATGCCGCGCGGCCAGGGCGGGCATTACCTGGTCGAGATCGCGGTCAACGGCACGCCGGTGCGCTTTGTTGTCGACACCGGCGCAAGCCAGGTAGTGCTGTCACAAAGCGACGCGCGCCGCATCGGCCTCGCCCCCGAAACGCTGCGCTATTCGGGCATGGCCGCGACCGCCAATGGCATGGTCCGCACCGCCCCCGTGACCTTGGACAGCATGACATTGGGCGGCGTGACAGACGGCCCGATCCAAGCCGTCGTCAACGGCGGCGAGATGGAGGAAAGCCTGCTGGGCATGACCTATCTGGGACTTTACCAGCGGATCGAGATTGCCAATGGCACAATGGTGCTGACAAGGTGA
- a CDS encoding leucyl aminopeptidase produces MPTPAEIRFAETALDQIATLTGKIAVFVDMEGRMDPAGRKLNSLTRKALERLVASERFAKMAAGDLAVISYPAGLAAETLCVVKLPRRPNQAEARKAGAELAKAQNGQDLHVLAGTSPRAGDIALGLALRGYDFDTHKTGDKATPGKICFMVADPQALAKIAAPMAALAEGVFFTRDLTNEPANVLTTDDFAARLAAMQELGLQVEILEEPDLVRLGMRTLLAVGQGSDSPSKVVVMSWNGGKAGDAPFALVGKGVVFDTGGISIKPAAGMEEMTMDMGGAGVVAGVMRTLALRQARANVVGVVGLVENMPSGAATRPGDVVRSMKGESVEIINTDAEGRLVLADLLWYTQDRFTPSGMIDLATLTGAILVALGHEKAGLFSNNDKLCSQFLQAAEAEGEGAWRMPLAKPYDALIKSRIADMKNVGGRNAGAITAAQFLQRFVKDDMPWCHLDIAGVAHVTSETALAPAGATGWGVMALNRLIADHYED; encoded by the coding sequence ATGCCAACCCCCGCAGAAATCCGCTTTGCCGAAACAGCGCTTGACCAGATCGCCACTTTGACGGGCAAGATTGCCGTTTTCGTGGATATGGAAGGGCGTATGGATCCGGCCGGACGCAAGCTGAACAGCCTGACCCGCAAGGCGCTGGAAAGGCTGGTCGCCAGCGAGAGATTCGCCAAGATGGCAGCGGGCGATCTGGCGGTGATCAGCTATCCCGCCGGGCTGGCGGCAGAGACGCTTTGCGTGGTCAAACTGCCGCGCCGCCCCAACCAGGCCGAGGCGCGCAAGGCGGGCGCAGAGCTGGCCAAGGCGCAAAACGGCCAGGATCTGCATGTGCTGGCAGGCACATCGCCGCGCGCGGGTGATATCGCGCTGGGGCTGGCCCTGCGCGGCTATGATTTCGACACCCATAAGACCGGCGACAAAGCCACCCCCGGCAAGATCTGTTTCATGGTGGCCGATCCCCAAGCCCTGGCCAAGATCGCAGCGCCGATGGCGGCTTTGGCCGAAGGCGTGTTTTTCACCCGCGATCTGACCAATGAACCGGCCAATGTGCTGACCACCGATGATTTCGCCGCAAGGCTGGCCGCGATGCAGGAACTTGGGCTGCAGGTCGAGATCCTGGAGGAGCCGGATCTGGTCCGGCTCGGGATGCGCACATTGCTGGCGGTGGGGCAGGGGTCCGACAGCCCGTCCAAGGTGGTGGTGATGTCCTGGAACGGCGGCAAGGCAGGGGATGCGCCTTTCGCCCTGGTCGGCAAGGGGGTGGTGTTCGATACCGGCGGGATCAGCATCAAACCCGCCGCCGGCATGGAAGAAATGACGATGGATATGGGCGGCGCAGGCGTTGTGGCCGGTGTCATGCGCACGCTGGCTTTGCGCCAGGCCCGCGCCAATGTCGTGGGCGTCGTGGGGCTGGTCGAGAATATGCCCTCTGGTGCGGCGACACGGCCGGGCGATGTGGTGCGCTCGATGAAAGGCGAGAGTGTCGAGATCATCAACACCGATGCCGAGGGGCGTTTGGTGCTGGCCGATTTGCTATGGTATACGCAGGACCGGTTCACCCCCAGCGGGATGATCGATCTGGCCACGCTGACCGGCGCGATCCTGGTCGCGCTGGGGCATGAAAAGGCGGGGCTGTTTTCCAATAATGACAAGCTCTGCAGCCAGTTCTTGCAAGCGGCCGAGGCCGAAGGCGAAGGCGCTTGGCGGATGCCCTTGGCCAAACCCTATGACGCGCTGATCAAATCCCGGATCGCGGATATGAAAAACGTGGGCGGGCGCAATGCCGGGGCGATCACGGCGGCGCAATTCCTGCAACGCTTTGTCAAAGACGACATGCCCTGGTGCCATCTGGATATCGCCGGTGTGGCGCATGTGACATCCGAAACCGCGCTGGCCCCTGCGGGGGCGACGGGCTGGGGCGTGATGGCGCTGAACCGGCTGATCGCGGATCATTACGAGGATTAG
- a CDS encoding MarC family protein, with protein sequence MTELPALIAAFTTMFIIMDPPGLVPVFIALTQGMSPQQRRAIALRACLVAGLLMILFLFVGEAVLGFIGISMDAFRIAGGILLFLTALDMLFQRRQARRADNAAEGQAEHQDDPSVFPLAMPLIMGPGAITTIILLAGNATSAVDFGAIAAVLMAVLLITFLAFLAAPTIERGLGKTGLNIVTRLLGMLLAALAVQFVLDGLRGFGIGG encoded by the coding sequence ATGACCGAGCTGCCCGCCCTCATCGCCGCCTTCACGACGATGTTCATCATCATGGACCCGCCCGGCCTGGTGCCGGTCTTTATCGCCCTGACCCAAGGCATGAGCCCCCAACAACGCCGCGCCATTGCGCTGCGCGCCTGTCTGGTCGCGGGCCTGCTGATGATCCTGTTCTTGTTCGTGGGCGAGGCCGTGCTGGGCTTTATCGGTATTTCCATGGATGCCTTCCGCATCGCGGGCGGGATCTTGCTGTTTTTGACCGCGCTTGACATGCTGTTCCAGCGCCGCCAGGCGCGGCGCGCGGATAATGCCGCCGAAGGCCAGGCCGAACATCAAGATGACCCTTCGGTCTTTCCGCTGGCGATGCCGCTGATCATGGGGCCGGGGGCGATCACGACGATCATCCTGCTGGCGGGCAATGCAACCTCTGCCGTCGATTTCGGCGCGATTGCAGCCGTGCTGATGGCGGTGCTGCTGATCACCTTCCTGGCCTTTCTCGCGGCGCCCACGATCGAACGCGGCTTGGGCAAAACCGGGTTGAACATCGTCACGCGGCTGCTGGGCATGTTGCTGGCCGCGCTGGCGGTGCAATTCGTGCTTGATGGGCTGCGCGGCTTTGGCATCGGCGGCTGA
- a CDS encoding LptF/LptG family permease: MLSQLIMLCGFFGLVLVLVYSINRAVLLFDQLIADGQSAGVFIEFTALTLPAVIRLALPLAAFAAAIYVTNRMTNDSELVVVQATGYSLFRIARPVVYFGLIVALLMSLLMHVLVPRSAAQLALRQAEIARNATARLLTPGTFTEPIAGVTFYIRDLGPEGELYDVFLSDNRGPEDHVTYTASRAFLVREAEQTQLVMIDGMVQTLRLADQRLFTTRFADLSYNVGALLTPATTGGRRAAHLSTWALLHPTPALVAETGSSAARMIADGHDRFSQSLLGMVAALIGFATLMVGSYSRFGVWRQIVAAIALIVVVKALETAGLNAARADARLWFMTYLPGVGGLVIVWALLFWASRPYLFKRRPTAQEGPA, encoded by the coding sequence ATGCTGTCCCAGCTGATCATGCTGTGCGGATTTTTCGGTCTTGTGCTGGTGCTGGTCTATTCGATCAACCGGGCGGTCTTGTTGTTTGACCAATTGATCGCGGATGGCCAATCGGCGGGGGTATTCATCGAATTCACCGCGCTGACGCTGCCTGCGGTGATCCGGCTGGCGCTGCCTTTGGCGGCTTTTGCCGCCGCGATCTATGTCACCAACCGGATGACCAATGACAGCGAATTGGTGGTCGTGCAGGCGACCGGCTATTCCTTGTTCCGCATTGCGCGGCCGGTGGTCTATTTCGGGCTGATCGTGGCGCTCTTGATGTCTTTGCTGATGCATGTGCTGGTGCCGCGCAGTGCCGCGCAGCTGGCGCTGCGCCAGGCCGAGATTGCGCGCAATGCCACCGCGCGCCTGCTGACCCCCGGCACGTTTACAGAGCCGATCGCCGGCGTCACCTTTTACATCCGCGACCTTGGCCCCGAGGGCGAATTATACGATGTCTTTCTGTCCGATAATCGCGGCCCCGAGGATCACGTCACCTATACCGCGTCACGCGCCTTTCTGGTGCGCGAGGCAGAGCAAACCCAGCTGGTCATGATCGACGGCATGGTCCAGACCCTGCGTCTGGCCGACCAGCGGCTGTTCACCACGCGCTTTGCCGATCTTTCCTATAATGTCGGCGCTTTGCTGACCCCAGCGACAACGGGCGGACGGCGGGCGGCGCATCTGTCGACATGGGCGCTGTTGCATCCGACGCCCGCACTTGTTGCCGAAACCGGCAGTTCGGCGGCGCGGATGATCGCCGATGGCCATGACCGGTTCAGCCAATCGCTGCTGGGCATGGTGGCGGCGCTGATCGGCTTTGCCACGCTGATGGTCGGCAGCTACAGCCGCTTTGGCGTCTGGCGTCAGATCGTCGCGGCCATTGCGCTGATCGTGGTGGTCAAGGCGCTGGAAACCGCCGGGCTGAATGCCGCGCGGGCGGATGCGCGGCTGTGGTTCATGACCTATCTGCCCGGTGTTGGCGGGCTGGTGATCGTCTGGGCCTTGCTGTTCTGGGCCAGCAGGCCCTATCTGTTCAAGCGCCGTCCGACCGCGCAGGAAGGGCCAGCATGA